The DNA window GATGTTCTCGTCCGAGATGAGCTTGTTGACCTGGTTGAGCGCCCTGGTCGCGCTTTCGACCATCTGGCCGCCGCCCTGAATCAGCGACGACATGGCGTTCGGCTTGCTTCGAATAACAGGCCGGTGGGAGCGCTCGGCCTCGCGCAGGAGAGGCTGTTGCGGATCGCCCGCGCTGATCTGGACGATACTCGTGCCGGAAATGCCTTGCGTTTCGGTGGATGCCAGAGAATCGCGGCGAACCGGCGTGCGTGCCTGCAGGGATATGTCGGTGATTACCCGGTTGGGATTGTCTTCGTCGAGCCTGATCCGTTCGATCTGACCCATCTTGATACCGTTGAACTGGACATCCCCGCCCACGCTGAGGCCGCGAACAGGGCCCTCGAAGATGATCCTGTATCGGTCATATTCATTGCTGAAACGCGATCCGCCCAGCCATACGACAAACACCACGCCGGCAATCAGCAGCAGTGTCGAGATGGCGCCTACCAGCGCGTAATTGGCCTGCCGTTCCATCAAATGCTATCCTGCTGTTCTGCCGCAGCGCGGCCGCGCGGCCCAAGGAAATAATCCCTGATCCAGGGATGATCCGATTGCTCCAGCTCGTGAAGCGGGGCCGTGGTCACGATTTTTCGATCGGCGATGACGGCGACCCGATCACAGACCGCGTACAGCGTGTCGAGATCGTGGGTAATCATGAAGACCGTGAGGCCCAGCGTATCGCGCAGATCGCGGATGAGCGCGTCGAATTCTGCGGCGCCGATCGGGTCGAGACCTGCGGTGGGTTCATCGAGAAACAATATGTCGGGATCAAGTGCGATCGCCCTTGCAACGCCAGCGCGCTTGCGCATGCCGCCCGACAGTTCGGCCGGACGAAGATCGGCGGCATGGGCGGGAAGGCCGGCAAGCCTGATCTTGAGGCGCGCCGCTTCGCGCATGAACCCCGGCGCGAGGCGGGTATGCTCCAGCATCGGAGCCTCGACATTCTGAAGCACGGTCAGGAAGGAAAAGAGCGCGCCCTGCTGGAACATGACGCCGATGCGCCGTTGAACATCGCCCTGCGACCGGCCCATATCCTCACCGAAAACTTCCACGTGTCCGGCGTCGGGCTGCTGAAGGCCAAGAATAGTGTTCAGAAGGACCGACTTGCCCGATCCAGAGCCGCCGACCACGCCCAGTATTTCACCACGCCTGACTTCGAGATCAAGATTGTCGTGAATGACCTTGTCACCAAATGCGGTGCGCAGACCGGTCACCCGGATCGCGAGCGGATCGGCCAGACCGTTGTTCACGGACCCGCTCACAGGCCGAGCACCATGAAGATCACCGCAAAGATGGCATCGAACATGATAATGAGGAAAACAGACTGGACCACTGCGGACGTCACATGACGGCCCAGACTCTGGACGTCTCCTCCCACCATCATTCCATGGCGGCACCCCGCGGCAGCGATCAGCAGGGCGAGGAACGGGGCCTTGCCCATGCCGATCCAGAAATGCTTGATACTGACGGTTTCCGCGAGACGGGTGACGAAGAAGGAGGGGCTGATGTCGATGGTGGCCCAGCTTACGAGAAGCCCTCCCAGGAGTCCGCCCAGGTCGCCCACGAACGTCATGAGCGGAATCATGACGAGCGCGGCGAGGATACGGGGCGTGACGAGGGCATCGAACCGGTCGACACCCATGACCTGCATGGCGGCCACTTCCTGGTTCATCCGCATGGAGCCGATTTGTGCCGCGAAGGCAGAGGCCGAGCGGCCCGCCAGAAGAATAGCGGCGATGACGACGCCAAACTCCCTGAGGATTGCGACGCCCACAAGTTCGACGGTAAAAATCTCCACTCCGAGGCTGGTGAGGAGATTGGTGCCGACCAGTGCGATGATCGCACCGATGAAAAACGTCATGATGAAAACGATCGGCAAGGCATTGATGCCTGATTCTTGCATGACAGCGAATAGCGGTGTGACCCGCAATCGCCTGGGGCGTAACAATGTGCCTCCAAGAGCA is part of the Sphingobium amiense genome and encodes:
- a CDS encoding ABC transporter ATP-binding protein; this translates as MSGSVNNGLADPLAIRVTGLRTAFGDKVIHDNLDLEVRRGEILGVVGGSGSGKSVLLNTILGLQQPDAGHVEVFGEDMGRSQGDVQRRIGVMFQQGALFSFLTVLQNVEAPMLEHTRLAPGFMREAARLKIRLAGLPAHAADLRPAELSGGMRKRAGVARAIALDPDILFLDEPTAGLDPIGAAEFDALIRDLRDTLGLTVFMITHDLDTLYAVCDRVAVIADRKIVTTAPLHELEQSDHPWIRDYFLGPRGRAAAEQQDSI
- a CDS encoding MlaD family protein — its product is MERQANYALVGAISTLLLIAGVVFVVWLGGSRFSNEYDRYRIIFEGPVRGLSVGGDVQFNGIKMGQIERIRLDEDNPNRVITDISLQARTPVRRDSLASTETQGISGTSIVQISAGDPQQPLLREAERSHRPVIRSKPNAMSSLIQGGGQMVESATRALNQVNKLISDENIADLSATIKDVRLTMGELAENRAMFDHAGSMLAKLDSAATDIEASAALIREMGEGDGRRTLAEMSEAATELKAAIGEARGTLAHINRQSETIGTTTLPAVNAAMHSLQETSESLDGFLREIRQNPRRALTKDSGQELELPR
- a CDS encoding ABC transporter permease, whose product is MKAATWTLVEEDGSLTLHAEGDWTALTLDQASRQPLPAVGGQQANRIDVSALGRIDTTGALLLLKLMPTDGEILFGTRDDVRRLANLVAPGMTPHEDSPPPRGYLTGFFARFGQQIIEIAHDAYAMLVFTGQMILALGGTLLRPRRLRVTPLFAVMQESGINALPIVFIMTFFIGAIIALVGTNLLTSLGVEIFTVELVGVAILREFGVVIAAILLAGRSASAFAAQIGSMRMNQEVAAMQVMGVDRFDALVTPRILAALVMIPLMTFVGDLGGLLGGLLVSWATIDISPSFFVTRLAETVSIKHFWIGMGKAPFLALLIAAAGCRHGMMVGGDVQSLGRHVTSAVVQSVFLIIMFDAIFAVIFMVLGL